One stretch of Eupeodes corollae chromosome 2, idEupCoro1.1, whole genome shotgun sequence DNA includes these proteins:
- the LOC129947473 gene encoding acyl-CoA-binding protein homolog translates to MDFATACEKAKAFTKKPSDEIFLEFYGLFKQATCGDCNIAKPGGVDLKGKAKWDAWNNCKGMSADAAKTAYVQCYQKYAPKYA, encoded by the exons atggat TTCGCAACAGCGTGTGAAAAAGCAAAAGCCTTCACTAAAAAGCCAAGTGATGAAATCTTTTTGGAATTCTATGGACTATTCAAACAAGCAACTTGTGGAGATTGTAATATTGCAAAACCAGGTGGAGTTGATTTGAAAGGAAAAGCCAAATGGGATGCATGGAATAACTGCAAGGGAATGTCTGCAGATGCAGCAAAGACAGCTTATGTACAGTGCTATCAGAAATATGCTCCTAAATATGCCTAA
- the LOC129947472 gene encoding acyl-CoA-binding protein-like: MDFATAQEKAKSFTKKPSDDIFLEFYGLYKQATVGDCNISKPGALDLKGKAKYEAWNKNKGMSADDAKAAYIKAYEKYAPQYA; this comes from the exons ATGgat ttcgCTACCGCTCAAGAAAAAGCAAAGTCTTTCACCAAGAAGCCAAGTGATGATATTTTCTTGGAATTCTACGGACTTTACAAACAAGCCACAGTTGGTGATTGTAACATCAGTAAACCAGGTGCATTGGACTTGAAGGGCAAGGCTAAATACGAAGCATGGAACAAGAACAAGGGCATGTCAGCTGATGATGCTAAGGCCGCTTACATCAAGGCATACGAGAAGTATGCTCCACAATAcgcttaa